The Thalassospira sp. TSL5-1 genome contains the following window.
AACTGCCCTTTTGGCCGGCGTGTCACACGATTTACGCACCCCGTTGACCCGTATGAAACTTGAACTTGCCATGCAGGGGATGTCGCCCGGGGTTGATGCCCTAAAGCAGGATGTGCAGGATATGGAGCGCATGGTGGATGCCTATTTGGCATTTGCCCGTGGCGAAGAGGGCGAGCAGGCGGTGGAAACCGATATTGGCAAATTGCTGACCGAACTGGTGGGCGAAGCCCTGCGTGAAGGTCAGCAGATTGACCTGCATGTAGAAGATAATCAGATGATGGAAATTCGCCGTCAGTCGGTACGGCGCTGTGTTGCCAATATTATTGGCAATGCCGGGCGCTATGCGTCGAACCTGTCGATCCGGGCCGGGCGGCGCGGCAATGATTTCGAAATTCTGTTCGATGATGACGGGCCGGGGATTCCAGCGGAAAAACGTGAAGAGGTTTTCAAGCCGTTTTATCGTCTGGAAGAATCTCGCAATCAGGCAACCGGCGGCGTTGGTCTGGGCATGACGATTGCGCGGGATTCTGCCCGTGGTCATGGCGGTGATGTGTTGCTGGAAGATTCGCCAGGCGGTGGTCTGCGTGTACGACTGGTTTTACCCATCGGGCATCGCTGATCTGGCAGAAGGCTTTAACGGGCGGGCTGATGAATTAGTCCGCCTGTGCAAAACGCGAATCATCAAGCCACTGGGTCAGTTGGCGGGATCTTTCGATATGATCGGTCATGATCAGGGCGGCATCATCGCCCCTGCCAGCCAGAATTGCCGCCGTAATTTGCTGATGCTGGCTATTGGTGTGCATTACCTGTTCATCGTGGATCAAGGCCTGTAACTGTAGCCAATAAACCGAATTGGTCAGCCGGTTAAGGATGGATTGTAACAGGGTATTGCCGCTGGTTTCGGCAAATAGCTGGTGAAATGCGATGTTATATTTTGCCATTTTTTTTCGATCCCCTTCCTGTTCGGCTTTGTCCAAACTGGCCTGAATTTGCAGCAGGGGCCCTGGTGCCTGTTCTAGCAGCGGGGCGGAGAGACGCACGGCCAAGGCCTCCAGACTGGCACGAATGACAAACAGGTCGTCAAGTTCGTGCCGGGTCAGCTGACGCACACTTGCCCCGCGATGGGGTTCGAACTGCAAAAGCCCGTCATTGCAAAGCTGGCGAAAGGCTTCGCGTATGGTGGGGCGGCTGACTGCAAGCTTGCGGGTAAATTCCGCCTCGGTCAGACGTTGTCCAGGGGCAAGGCGGCCTTCGCGAATGGCCTGGGTGATGATTTGGCATATATGCTGAACGGTGGGAATATTGTTCTGCGAGGGCATGGATGTTTTTCCGTTCAGAAAGGACGACAGGGCTGGCTTGTCCTTGCCATTGTGGTTGGCGGGCCACATATTGCAGCGCAAGATGATGTGAGATACCCATAATATTGTCAGACAATATTTTACATAAAATTGATATGGATCAAAGTTGGTTTTGATAAAAATACACCGTCATTGAATGTTTTCTTGCGATATACGGTGTATTGATGTTAAATCGCCTCAACTTGGCATCCATATCGGGCCGGGAACCGTGTATTGCTTTCCCGCCACGGTCTGACTGAAAGCTACTGTCGAAACGGATTGATGCAGCACTATGGCTAGCAATTTTAACGAAGAAACCGTCACTTACGTTCATCACTGGACGGATACCCTGTTCACCTTCAAAACCACGCGGGACCCGGGTTTCCGGTTTCTCAATGGTCAGTTTGCGATGATTGGACTCGAGGTCGAGGGCAAGCCGCTTGTTCGCGCCTATTCGATGGTCAGCGCCAATTATGACGAGGAACTGGAATTTTTCTCGATCAAGGTGCCGAATGGTCCTTTGACCTCGCGGTTACAGCATATCAAGGTGGGGGACAAAATCCTGGTTGGGCGTAAGCCGACGGGAACCCTGATCCATGATAACCTGTTGCCGGGCAAAAATCTGTGGCTGTTATCCACGGGGACCGGCCTTGCCCCGTTCATGAGCGTCATTCGTGATTACGAGACCTATGAGCGCTATGAAAAGGTGATTCTGGTTCATGGTTGTCGCGAAGTGCGGGAACTGGCCTATCAGGAATTCATCCACAATGAATTGCCTCATAACGAGTTCTTTGGCGAGGAAGTGCAGAAGAAGCTTCTGTATTATCCGACCGTCACGCGCGAGGAATTTACCCATCAGGGGCGTATTACCGAATTGATGGCATCGGGCAAGATCTACGAAGATCTGGGCCTGGAAAAACCGACGCTGGAAAATGACCGCTTCATGCTGTGTGGAAACCCGCAAATGATTGCCGATACCCGCGCGATGTTGCTGGAATGGGGTGGTAAAGAAGGCAATATGAACGAACCGGGGCATTTCGTGATTGAAAAGGCCTTTGTCGAGAAATAACCATTTTCTGTCACTTGGACAGTCGCAAAAAGGGCATCGTTTCGTACGGTGCCCTTTTGTTTTTTGGCATTTGGGGCAAAAATTTGATGTTATCTATTTGAAATAAAAAGGTTTAATGCGGAGTAGTGGAATATCTAGTCCTGATGTTAAGGATTATCCCTATTTAGGGATATGGCGATCTATACATACGTATTAATTTCACCCTCAGGCAATGATGCCAGATGCGAAACGGGTTCGGGAATCTGGCGAGACAGTAGATAGGGTGTGTTATGTCTTACTTTAATTTCTTCTCGTCCGATAAAAACGTTCTGGCAGCGGAAACTCTTCAGGCTTTGGAAAAATCGCTGGCGGTGATCGAGTTTGACCCCAAGGGCCATATTCTTCGGGCGAATGACAATTTTTTGAACCTGATGGGCTATCGGATTGAAGAAATTCAGGGCAAGCATCATGCAATGTTTGTCGAAGATAAAATCGCAAACTCGGCGGACTATAGAAATTTCTGGACTGATTTGGCAGCGGGCAAGTTTAAGCAATCTGCATTCCCGCGCAAAACCAAAGATGGCCGTCGCGTTTGGATCGAAGCCAGCTACAACCCGATTTGTGATCAGTCGGGCCGGGTTGTGAAGATTGTCAAATTTGCTTCCAATATTACCGAGCGTCGGGAACGGGCTGCCGAGCAGGATGGCCGGGTCAATGCCATCTGGCGCAGTCAGGCGGTGATTGAATTTGACCTGAAAGGCAACATTTTGGATGCCAACGAGAATTTCCTGTCGGTAATGGGATATTCGCTGGCGGAAATCAAAGGCAAAAGCCACCGGATGTTTGTTGAAGCTGATTATGCGCACAGCGCCGATTACCAGGAATTTTGGCGTGAACTGGGGCGGGGGAATTTTATTGCCAAGCAGTTCAAGCGCATCGGCAAGGGCGGCCGCGTTGTATGGATACAGGCATCCTATAACCCGATTCTTGATCCGGACGGCAAACCATACAAAGTCGTGAAATATGCGACTGACATTACCGAGCAGGTTGAACTTCTTGATGATCTCAAAGAGATGATCGATGTCAACTTTGCCGAGATTGATCACAATCTGCATGACTTGGATGACCAGGCAAATCACGCCTATCGCACATCCGAAGAAACGTCGGCCAATGTTCAGGCAGTTGCAGCCAGTGCCGAAGAATTGCTGGCATCCATTACCGAAATTTCGCGCAGTATGTCGGCAGCACGAAGCTCTACTGACCAGATGTTTGATAAAACGGTAAAGGCGGGTGAATCAACTGAACGCATGGATGAAGTTGTATCCTCGATGGGGAATATCGTTGAGGTGATCCAGAATATTGCCAGCCAGATCAACCTGCTGGCGCTGAACGCAACGATCGAATCGGCCCGGGCGGGTGAAGCGGGCAAGGGGTTTGCCGTGGTGGCAAACGAGGTTAAAAACCTTGCCAAACAGGCGGCCCGTGCCACCGAACAGATTTCGGCTGATATTGGCGGGGTTCAGGGCATTGCCAAAGAAGTTGCCTCTGTTCTGGCCGAGATCCGTTCCGAGGTGGAAGGGGTGGTCAATAACGTCACCAGCATTTCCTCGGCGGTCGAGGAGCAGAGCGCGGTGACGGGTGAGGTTTCTGTTAACATGCAGTCGATGGCGGTATCGGTGGAAAGTTTCGCCGCCACCATTAACCAGATCAAAGGTGGCTCTGGCCTGGTTTCCGGATCGGTTGGCCGTACCCGCGAAGCAGCGATGGTTCTGGCCCGTTAAGTTCGAGACGAAAAAAGGCTGGCCGGTGACGATGTTGTCACCGGCCAGTTTTTTGTGCGGGTTGTTTTATGTTTTATTGCCTAAGGCATGAAGCCTTATAACAGGCGTTCCCCATTGGGGACTTTCTGTTCTGGCCGGATCAGCACAATGCCGTTATCGGCGGTTCCATCGGAAAATCCCAGACATAGAACCTCCGACATGAAGGGGCCGATTTGGCGGGGCGGGAAATTGACAACGCCAGCCACCTGCGTGCCGATCAGTTTTTCCGGGCTGTAATATTTGGTGATTTGTGCCGAAGTTTTTTTTACACCGATCTCGTCGCCAAAATCCACCCATAGTTTGATGGCAGGGCGGCGGGCTTCGGGGAAGGGTTGGGCATCAATGACTGTTCCCACCCGGATATCGACTTTCAGGAAATCATCAAAACTGATTTCGCTCATATGGTCCTCCATCTGTTTGCCCTTAAAATACCGGTCCTGCGGGCAAGGCGCAAAGGCCGGACAGTTTAAGGGGTAAAATCAGGAGTTTGAGCAAAAGCCCGAATGAAGTAGGGGGCTGAAATATGCGCATCAGACAAAGAAAAACGGCAGGGCCAAAGGCCCTGCCGGAAGTTTGATAACGGGAAGTTATCAGAAACTTATTTCGCTGCGGCTTCGGTTTTTTCGATCGCGGACTTCAGTTCGTCCAGCGATTCGGTGAAGCGAGCCTGCAGCAGGCCAAGAGCTTCTTCCTGGGACTTGCTGACCAGGCCAGAAAGTTCCTTTGCGTTGGCAAGGGCTTCTTCATAGGCGGTTTTCGCAGCAGCGGTCTGTTTGGCAGCAGCAGCCATCGGGGTTTCGCCCGAAGCAGCAGAGAAATCTTTACCCTGAGTGGTAGCTTTTTCCATCATGGTCTTGAAGATTTCGCTCTGGCGCTGTGCAACAGCCTGGAAGCCATCAAAAGCAATTTTGTTTGCTTTGGTCAGGGCTTCAACATTCTTGCGCTGAAAGGCCATCATTTCGTTGATGTCAACACCCGGCATTTTGAAGTCGGTGGTGAATTTGGTGAAATCAACGTCAAAAAACGGGTTGGTAGCTTTTTTTGCGGCGGTCATTGAAGGGCACTCCATTTTCAATGCGACGAGTTATCTAATGAGGCGCTATTGTGCGCCGCACAATTTCAGCTGCAATGTGCCCGATTTTGCCCCGGGGGTCAAGTATTATTTTGCACTGCACAAAAAATCTTGAGTTATGTTTTTGTTGCAGTCGACAACTTGGGGTGTTTGATGGCGGAGGCGATTATACAGGGCGAATTATGCCAATGATAACCGCTTCTTACAGGCGGGGCAGCAGAGCGACATTGTGCTGTTTGACGGGAAAGGCAGGCAGGTCAGGTGTTTTCCCGTGCAGGAGTGTCGCTGTGATTAGTGGCCGTTTTGCGGCAGCGTTGGGTGAATTTGTTTCGCACATCTGCCACACGCGACAGGCCTTTTCCAAATTGCATGTCCCAGTTGCCGCCCTGGCTCAGGCTTTTGTCAAGCAGGGCCATTGTCGGCCCGTAATCGGGGGTATCGTCATCCAGCCATTGGCGGAAACACCGCGCGTAAATGGCCGTAAGGCCGGTGACGCGCAGGCAGCCCTGCAGGCCGCCGGTTTCAAAACCGGCCGCTTCCAGCATCCAGCGCATCGAAGTAAAACCGGTTTTGGCCGCACGCGCGCCATCGGCCAGGCCAACATCGCCAAAATCCTTGAGGATGGATTTGAGCGCCGGGCGATAGGGGGCCAGGGCATCAAAGCGGGCCATGATGATATCGATCAAACGGTCATGGCGGGGTTGATCAAAGTCATCTGCGTCCAGTTCGGCCAGAACCTGCTGATCGACCCTTTGCACAAAGGCCCGCAAAATATCGCTTTTGTTTTGAAACAGCGGATATATCCGGTCCATCGCAACGCCGGATTTTTGCGAAATGTCGATCAGTGTGACCAAATGCCAGCGCCGTTCTGCGGCAAGCTCCATTGCAGCGTTTATGACGGTGTCGCGCGGATCTTTTTTGGCTGGCATGGAACGCTCCTGTCTTGCAAAGGCATGGTATGCGCCGTTCCGGTTTTGTCGCAACGGTATTGTTTATGATGTGGCGGGGATCGCGGCAAATGCAATCCCCGCGCACGGCAAACAGGGTTATCCGGCCAATTCGACGGAGCGTTTGCGGGCGGCTTCGACGGCTTTGGTCATAAGCTCCGTCAGGCCATTTTGCGGGTCCATCAGCACATTTAGGGCTGCCGCCGTGGTGCCGCCGGGGCTGGTGACGTTTTTACGCAGGGTTTCGGCGGTTTCAGGGCTTTGATCGAGCAGGAAGCCCGCACCCACAATGGTTTGCCGGGCCAGCAGCATGGCCTGTTCTTCGGGCAGGCCCGCATTTACACCCGCCTGGGCCAGGGCCTCGACCATATGAAAGACGTAAGCCGGGCCGCTGCCCGAGACGGCGGTAACGGCATCCATCAGGCTTTCATCATCAAGCCAGGAGACTTCGCCAACCGCCTGAAGCAGGGTTTCACACATGTCGCGCTGGGCGGTGCTGACATAATCGGTCGGGAACATCACCGTCATGCCGCGCGAAACCGATGCCGGGGTGTTGGGCATGGCGCGAACAATGCGGGCGGTGTCGCCCAGTGTCTTGGCAAAGAACGATGTCGTCCGACCCGCTGCGACCGACAAAAACACCGTTTCTGCCCGGACCAGGGGCTTATAGAGTTCAAGAATATCGGGCAAAACCTGTGGTTTGACGGCAAACAGAACAACCTGGGGCACAAAATTTTCCGGCATTTCGGAAAGGTCGGTAAGGCCATGAACCCCCAGCCGGGTTTCAAGGTTTTCGGCGGTGTCGGCCTGTTCAATGACATAGACATTGTCGGAATTCAGGCCACGGGCCAGCCAGCCTTCGAGCATGGCACCCCCCATTTTACCGCAGCCAACCAGCAACAACCGTGTTTTCATGACTTCCCCTGTTTTATGACGGTGACATAGATTTTGCGTGATCTTTAATTTGGTCCGCCTATGCGCGTCCCTAAAGCCGTACCCGTGTTCTAAAGGTGGGTCAAGCGATGGCGACCAGAAGCCGGGCTTTGCCGCCAGGGACAGGACCAAAGAATGGATGTTGCCATTTTTTGCCCCAAATGCAAAAAACACCCTGCCGGGGCAGGGTGCGGGATCGGCGATGTTTAAAACCGCCAGGGATGTTTTATGCTTGGCCGGTTTACGCCTGGCCCACGGGTTCGAGCATGGCGTTGGCAAGGGCCTCGTCCGGGCTTTTTCCATGACCGAGGACAAAGTTGAAGGCCGGAAAAAAGCGTTCGCATTCGGAAATGGCGATTTCGATCAGCTCTTCAAACTGTTCGGTTGCGGGCGGTACATCGCCGCCAAAGAGCAGGGTGTGGCGAAACAGCGGCATGTTTTCTTCCAGCCACAGGCCAAAATGCCCGATCCAGAGCTGTTCATTGCACTTGGCTAGCAATTCATACATGCGCGGGCGCACCGGGTCTGGCACGAACAAATCGAAGCAGCAGGCGATATGCAGGGCTTCGGCATCGTCGCGCCAGGTGAAATACACAAGATACGTGCACCAGTGCCCTGGAATCTCGACAACGATCTCGTCTGCGCTGCGCCGTTCAAGGTTCCACTGGTTGGTTTGGGCGATGTCTTCGACAAGCAACAGCGGATTGTCGTCGTCCATTTCGCCGTTATCCTGCATCAGGTCGTTCATATAAAATCAATCAGTCTGTATCGCCAAAGGGCGCGCACTATAGGGCCGTCCTGGCGGGCTTGCAACCACTGTGGATACAAAGGCGCATTGCGTGAAACACAAGGGCGGATCAACCTTGGGGTTGATCCGCCGTGGATTTTGATTAACCGGCACAGGTGAAAGGCTTTTTAGGCTGTTATTTTGCCAATGCGTCGAAAGACGGACCGAAAAATAATTCGCTTTATGGCCCGATGCGGGGCGATTATGCCTCGCTGGCTGGTTTGGCCTTGGCGGTTTTTGTGGTCTTGGCGCCGGTTTTGGCCTCAGCCTTGGGTGCGTTTTCGGCGGCTTCCAGTTTTGCCAGGCGGTCTTCAAGGGCGGCGACCTGTGCCTCAAGGGCCTCGGCACGCTGGGCGGATTTAGTGGCGATGTCGCGCGTCACGTCAAATTCCTCGCGCGTGACGAGGTCCATATTGAGCAGGATTTTCTCAAACTGCTGGCGCACCAGTGCATCAACCTCGCCCTTGACGCCGGTCATGGTGCCCAGGGCACTGTTGGTGACGCGGGTAAGGTCATCAAGAAGGCGGTTATTGATCTGCATTTCAGGCTCCGGCTTGTAAGGGGGTTGAATTTCCTGTGCTTATAATATGGTTTTATTTGCCATTCGGGCAAGTAATGAACATCCATCGCCGTTTTGTGACACGTACTTGCCTTGCCGTGGCCGGTTGGGGTGCCTATAAATGCGCCAGGCATTTTTATGTGGGTATGATCACGCGCCGCTGGCGTCCGTTCGCCGGACAAGCCGCCGCAAAAGCAGGAGAAAACGATGCTTGTCGTTACTGGTGGGGCCGGGTTTATCGGGTCCAATATTGTCGCCGCCCTTCAGGATCGCGGGGAAACCGACATTGTTATTGTGGATCGCCTGCGCGATGGCATCAAATGGCGCAATATTGCCAAGCGCGAATTGCGCGACATTGTTCATCCCGATGAATTACCGGCATTTCTGGAAGCCCACCCCAATGACATTGACGCGATTTTTCATATGGGCGCGATTTCGGCAACCACCGAACGCGATGCTGACAAGATCGTTGCCAATAATTTCAAGCTGACGACCTTTTTGTGGGAATGGTGTTCGCGCCATTCGGCCCGGCTGATTTATGCCTCGTCTGCGGCAACTTATGGCGATGGCAAACAGGGCTTTGCCGATATATTCGAGCAGGACGACCTGGCAAAATTGCAGCCATTGAATGCCTATGGCTGGTCCAAACATGCCACCGACCGCCGGTTTCGCCGAATCCTGGACCAAAACGGTTTTCGGCCCAAACAGTGGGCCGGGCTGAAGTTTTTTAACGTTTACGGCCCGAACGAATATCATAAGGGCGGGATGCGGTCGGTCGTGTCGCAAATGTATGACAAACTGTCGGCGGGCGAACAGGCCACTTTGTTTAAATCCCACCACCCGGATTATGAAGATGGCGGGCAGTTGCGCGATTTTGTCTGGGTTGGTGATGTGGTCAATATCATCATGTGGCTGTATGACCACCCGGAGGTTTCCGACCTTTTTAATGTCGGTACCGGCAAGGCGCGCAGTTTCAAGGATTTGGCGCTGGCGGTTTTTGCCGCAATGGGCAAGGAACCCGATATCAAATTTGTGCCAACGCCCGAGGCCATTCGCGACAAATACCAGTATTTCACCGAGGCCGATATGTCCAAGCTGCGTGCCAGTGGCTATGACGCGCCGATGACACCGCTGGAGGAAGGGGTGCGCCAATATGTGCAGGACTTCCTTGCGACCGATGACCCGTTTCGTTAAATCCGCCTGACAATGTGGTGGGCGTAATATTTTGTCATTTTTATAAATAGCGCCCTAGTGCCATGATCCTGCCGCCTTATCCTGATTATCAGGGGCGGTGATACCTTAAATGCCATCCGAACGGAGTGCATCTCGATGCTCAGTCTTGCCTTTCCGGCAATTGATCCTGTTGCCATTGCCATTGGTCCGCTGGCCATTCGCTGGTATGCGCTGGCCTATATTGCCGGGCTGATTATCGGGTGGCGCTATACCCTGTATTATATCAGCAAGCCCCCCTATGTGATGACGCGCAACCAGGTCGATGACCTGCTGTTTTGGGCGACCCTTGGGGTTATTGTGGGCGGGCGCACGGGGTATGTGCTGTTTTACAACCTGGATTTTTATCTGGCGAACCCGTCGCATATCCTCAAGGTATGGGAAGGCGGCATGTCGTTTCATGGCGGGATGCTGGGCGTGATTATTGCCGTGTTCTGGTTTGCCCGGCATCGCGGGATTTCGTTTTTGGGCGTGGTCGATGCCGTGGCTGCAGCAGCCCCGATAGGCCTGTTTTTTGGCCGGATCGCCAATTTCATCAATGGTGAGCTGTTTGGTCGCGTCACCGATGTGCCCTGGGGCATGGTGTTTCCGCGCGGCGGGCCGGAACCGCGCCATCCCAGCCAGCTTTATGAAGCAGGCCTGGAAGGCATCGCGCTTTTTTGTATTTTGTTTGCCATTTCACGCAGTGAAAAAATGCGGTCCCATACCGGTGTTGTCGGGGGTGTGTTCCTGGCAGGATATGGCATCAGCCGCATTATCGTCGAATTTTTCCGCCAGCCTGATCAGCAGCTTGGTTATTTGATGTTTGGTGCAACGATGGGGCAGCTTTTGTCGGTGCCGATGGTTCTGATCGGGGCGGGTGTGGCGATTTATGGTTTGAAACGTCCGGCCCTGGTGGGGCAGAAACCCGCCGATGAAAACACTTCCAAAACGGCAAAATCCTGAACCATGACCGATAAAGAAAACCAGACATCGCCGCTGCTGGATCATTTAAAACGCCGGATTTCGATTGCCGGGCCGATTTCGGTTGCGGACTATATGACCGAGGCCCTGGCCCACCCGCAATGGGGATATTATCGCAAGCAGGACCCGTTCGGCCAGGCGGGCGATTTTGTGACGGCCCCGGAAATCAGCCAGATGTTTGGTGAACTGATTGGCCTGTGGGTTGCTGTAACCTGGCAGCAGATGGGCAGCCCGTCGCGCCTGCAGCTGGTGGAACTGGGGCCGGGGCGCGGCACCCTGATGGCCGATGCCCTGCGCGCGGTGCGCAATGTGCCTGGTTTTTGCGATGCCCTGACCGTGCGTTTTGTCGAAACCAGCCCGGTTTTGCGCACCCATCAGCAAACCTCGAT
Protein-coding sequences here:
- a CDS encoding GntR family transcriptional regulator, which codes for MPSQNNIPTVQHICQIITQAIREGRLAPGQRLTEAEFTRKLAVSRPTIREAFRQLCNDGLLQFEPHRGASVRQLTRHELDDLFVIRASLEALAVRLSAPLLEQAPGPLLQIQASLDKAEQEGDRKKMAKYNIAFHQLFAETSGNTLLQSILNRLTNSVYWLQLQALIHDEQVMHTNSQHQQITAAILAGRGDDAALIMTDHIERSRQLTQWLDDSRFAQAD
- a CDS encoding ferredoxin--NADP reductase, producing MASNFNEETVTYVHHWTDTLFTFKTTRDPGFRFLNGQFAMIGLEVEGKPLVRAYSMVSANYDEELEFFSIKVPNGPLTSRLQHIKVGDKILVGRKPTGTLIHDNLLPGKNLWLLSTGTGLAPFMSVIRDYETYERYEKVILVHGCREVRELAYQEFIHNELPHNEFFGEEVQKKLLYYPTVTREEFTHQGRITELMASGKIYEDLGLEKPTLENDRFMLCGNPQMIADTRAMLLEWGGKEGNMNEPGHFVIEKAFVEK
- a CDS encoding PAS domain-containing methyl-accepting chemotaxis protein, which produces MSYFNFFSSDKNVLAAETLQALEKSLAVIEFDPKGHILRANDNFLNLMGYRIEEIQGKHHAMFVEDKIANSADYRNFWTDLAAGKFKQSAFPRKTKDGRRVWIEASYNPICDQSGRVVKIVKFASNITERRERAAEQDGRVNAIWRSQAVIEFDLKGNILDANENFLSVMGYSLAEIKGKSHRMFVEADYAHSADYQEFWRELGRGNFIAKQFKRIGKGGRVVWIQASYNPILDPDGKPYKVVKYATDITEQVELLDDLKEMIDVNFAEIDHNLHDLDDQANHAYRTSEETSANVQAVAASAEELLASITEISRSMSAARSSTDQMFDKTVKAGESTERMDEVVSSMGNIVEVIQNIASQINLLALNATIESARAGEAGKGFAVVANEVKNLAKQAARATEQISADIGGVQGIAKEVASVLAEIRSEVEGVVNNVTSISSAVEEQSAVTGEVSVNMQSMAVSVESFAATINQIKGGSGLVSGSVGRTREAAMVLAR
- a CDS encoding tRNA-binding protein, producing the protein MSEISFDDFLKVDIRVGTVIDAQPFPEARRPAIKLWVDFGDEIGVKKTSAQITKYYSPEKLIGTQVAGVVNFPPRQIGPFMSEVLCLGFSDGTADNGIVLIRPEQKVPNGERLL
- a CDS encoding phasin family protein → MTAAKKATNPFFDVDFTKFTTDFKMPGVDINEMMAFQRKNVEALTKANKIAFDGFQAVAQRQSEIFKTMMEKATTQGKDFSAASGETPMAAAAKQTAAAKTAYEEALANAKELSGLVSKSQEEALGLLQARFTESLDELKSAIEKTEAAAK
- a CDS encoding TetR family transcriptional regulator, producing the protein MPAKKDPRDTVINAAMELAAERRWHLVTLIDISQKSGVAMDRIYPLFQNKSDILRAFVQRVDQQVLAELDADDFDQPRHDRLIDIIMARFDALAPYRPALKSILKDFGDVGLADGARAAKTGFTSMRWMLEAAGFETGGLQGCLRVTGLTAIYARCFRQWLDDDTPDYGPTMALLDKSLSQGGNWDMQFGKGLSRVADVRNKFTQRCRKTATNHSDTPARENT
- the proC gene encoding pyrroline-5-carboxylate reductase, with the protein product MKTRLLLVGCGKMGGAMLEGWLARGLNSDNVYVIEQADTAENLETRLGVHGLTDLSEMPENFVPQVVLFAVKPQVLPDILELYKPLVRAETVFLSVAAGRTTSFFAKTLGDTARIVRAMPNTPASVSRGMTVMFPTDYVSTAQRDMCETLLQAVGEVSWLDDESLMDAVTAVSGSGPAYVFHMVEALAQAGVNAGLPEEQAMLLARQTIVGAGFLLDQSPETAETLRKNVTSPGGTTAAALNVLMDPQNGLTELMTKAVEAARKRSVELAG
- a CDS encoding YbjN domain-containing protein — encoded protein: MDDDNPLLLVEDIAQTNQWNLERRSADEIVVEIPGHWCTYLVYFTWRDDAEALHIACCFDLFVPDPVRPRMYELLAKCNEQLWIGHFGLWLEENMPLFRHTLLFGGDVPPATEQFEELIEIAISECERFFPAFNFVLGHGKSPDEALANAMLEPVGQA
- a CDS encoding accessory factor UbiK family protein, translated to MQINNRLLDDLTRVTNSALGTMTGVKGEVDALVRQQFEKILLNMDLVTREEFDVTRDIATKSAQRAEALEAQVAALEDRLAKLEAAENAPKAEAKTGAKTTKTAKAKPASEA
- the rfaD gene encoding ADP-glyceromanno-heptose 6-epimerase yields the protein MLVVTGGAGFIGSNIVAALQDRGETDIVIVDRLRDGIKWRNIAKRELRDIVHPDELPAFLEAHPNDIDAIFHMGAISATTERDADKIVANNFKLTTFLWEWCSRHSARLIYASSAATYGDGKQGFADIFEQDDLAKLQPLNAYGWSKHATDRRFRRILDQNGFRPKQWAGLKFFNVYGPNEYHKGGMRSVVSQMYDKLSAGEQATLFKSHHPDYEDGGQLRDFVWVGDVVNIIMWLYDHPEVSDLFNVGTGKARSFKDLALAVFAAMGKEPDIKFVPTPEAIRDKYQYFTEADMSKLRASGYDAPMTPLEEGVRQYVQDFLATDDPFR
- the lgt gene encoding prolipoprotein diacylglyceryl transferase — protein: MLSLAFPAIDPVAIAIGPLAIRWYALAYIAGLIIGWRYTLYYISKPPYVMTRNQVDDLLFWATLGVIVGGRTGYVLFYNLDFYLANPSHILKVWEGGMSFHGGMLGVIIAVFWFARHRGISFLGVVDAVAAAAPIGLFFGRIANFINGELFGRVTDVPWGMVFPRGGPEPRHPSQLYEAGLEGIALFCILFAISRSEKMRSHTGVVGGVFLAGYGISRIIVEFFRQPDQQLGYLMFGATMGQLLSVPMVLIGAGVAIYGLKRPALVGQKPADENTSKTAKS